CGGCCGCGTTGCTCGGCGCCGACGTTGCCATGGTGGCCGCCGTCGGTCAGGACCCGCAATCGGTGGCCGCGATGCGCCACATCACCACGTCCGGTATCGACGCCTCGGCGATTGCCGAGCGATCCGAGGAACCGACCGGGTTGGCAGTCATCACCGTCAGCGACGACGGGGAGAACACGATCATCGTCGTCCCCGGCGCGAACGCCACCGTGACGAAGGAGTACGTCACCGAGCATTCCGAGCTCATCGCCGATGCCGGGATCGTGCTGCTGCAGGGCGAGATCCCCGCCGACGGCTTCGACGCCGCCGTCGACCTGGCCACCGGTCGGGTTGTCATCAACCTGGCTCCGGTGGTGCCCGTGGGCCGGGAGCAGCTGCTCAAGGCGGACCCGCTGCTGGCCAACGAACACGAAGCGGAGCTCGTGCTGCGCCAGCTGGGCGCCTCCTATGACTCCACCGAACCGGCAGATCTGGCCCGGGCGCTGCGCGACGCGGGCTTCGCCTCTGTGGTGCTGACCCTGGGCTCGGCCGGGGCGCTCGTCGCCGATGCCGAAGGTGAGCATGCGATCGCCACGCCCACTGTTACCGCGGTCGATACGACGGGCTGCGGCGACGCCTTCGCCGGGGCGCTCGTGGCCCGGCTGGCTGACGGCGACGGCCTCGTCGAGGCCAGCCACTACGCCGCCCGGGTGGGTGCTTTCGCCGCCACCCGCGCCGGCGCCCAGGCCTCCTATCCCACCGCCGACGACGCCCTGCCGGAGGTGGCACGTGCTTAAGTCCGGGATCCTCAACGCCCAACTCGCCCACGCCCTGGCCCGCCTGGGGCACACGGACACCATCGTCATTGCGGATTGCGGATTGCCCGTCCCCGAAGGGGTCGAGCTAGTGGATCTGGCGTTGGTATTCGGGGTGCCGACCTTTGAGCAGGTCTGGCACGCGGTGACCGATGCGCTGGAAATCGAGGCGGTCACGATCGCCGACGCCACGCCAGCGGAGGTGAGGGCGCTGTTGCCCGCGGAGCTGAGCGAGGTGATCGAGGTCGACCACGAGCAGCTCAAGGCCGAGGTCGCCCGGGCTCGGGTGGTGGTGCGCTCCGGCTCCACCACTGCCTACTCCAACGTCATCCTGCGCTGTGGGGTGCCGTTCGGTTCTTAGCTCCTGCCTGGCCGCTAGGTGTTCTTTTCGGCGGCTGTGTCCTTGGCCTGCGCCTTGTCCTTGGCTTGCGCCTGCTCGGCGCGGTGGTCGGCGAAGGACTTCCGGGCCGCGGCCAGCCACTCCGGCTGGTTCGCGAGCAGCTCCTTGATCTCGGCGGTGGTCAGCGCGTGATCGATCTCGGAGGCCTTGAGCGAGGTCATGGAGATCCCCAGTTTCTGCGCCACCACCTGGCGCGGGTGCGGCCCGGTGCGTCGCAGTTCCTGGAGCCACTCCGGCGGGTTGTTCAGCAGGTCGCGCAGCTGGCGGTGGGTGAGCGCGTTATCCTGAAACTCCTGCGGCGCGGCGGGTAGGTGAATACCCAGCTTCTTGGCCGCGGTCACCGACTTCATGGCGGTGCCGGACGGGGCGAGATGGTTCGTGTCAGTCACGCAGACCACGGTAGCATTGCCCCCATGCTGACCCTAGGGTTCGTCACCGGTGTGGAGCCCGATCGGTGGCTGCGGAAATACACTGAGTTCACCGACCACGGCGGGCTTGACGCGCACAGTATGCGCGACCCCGTGGCGGCCCTGCACGACGGGCGGTGCGACGTTGCCCTGGTCCGCCTGCCGGACTCGCGGGTCGACGAGCGCTTTCACGTCGTCGAGCTGTACACCGAGGCCCCTGGCGTGGCGGTGCCCAAGGACTCCGTGTTTGCCGAGTTCGGCACCAAGCTCTCCGCCGCCATCCCGGCCGCGGAGCTTAGCGACGAGATCGTCAACTACCGCATCCCCACGTCAGGCTTCGTCGACGTCGACGAGGTCGCTGACGCGCTGCAGATCGTGGCGGCCAACGTCGGCATCGCCATCGCGCCGCGCCCCCTCCTTAAGGCCCTGAGCCGCAAGCAGGTCGTGCCGCTGGGGTTGAACGATCCCACCGTGGCGCTGACGCGCATTGCCGTCGTGTTCGCCAAGCAGCGCGACGCCGACGATATTCAGGATTTCATCGGCATTGTTCGCGGCCGCACGGCGCAGTCGTCCCGGCAGGCCGCGCCGAAGAAATCGGCCGCCGAGAAGGCGGCGGCGAAGCAGGCGCGACGTGCCGCGGCCGGGAAGAAGCCGCAGCCACGCCGGGGGTCGCGTGCTCGAACGCAAGGTCATACGCGCCGTAAAAAACGTTAACGGAACCGTGGCAACCGGCGTTTAGGCTGTGGACACTTCGACGTAACCTGGCATAGTGAAGGGCATCGAATATACGACTACCTATTAGGAAAGCTGGTTGTCCATCATGACTTCTTCCCTGTCTCGTCGCCTTCTTGCCGGCGCCGCTGCGCTGAGCCTGGGCTTCGGCCTCGTCGCCTGTAACGACGCCGACACCGCTGCCTCCAACGCCAAGGGCGCGGCCAGCACCGCCGCGTCCGAAGCTAAGGAGGCCGCCAGCGAGGCCAAGGACGCGGCGAAGGAGGCCGCCACGGAGGCGAAGGACGCCGCGTCCAAGGCTAAGGACGCCGCCAAGGACGCCGCCGGCGTTGATACCCCCATTACCCTGTCCGACGGCACGAGCATCCAGGTTCCGGCCGATTTCGCCACCGCCTTGGGCAACGAGGCTGAGTTCAAGGGGGCGCCGGCCAGCGTCGAGCAGTCCGGCGACGCGTGGGTGGCCACCTACCCGAATACCGATCACGGCATCCTCGTCTACTCCGCCTCGACGGGCGCGGTTCCGGTGATCGGCCAGATCCTGCAAACGTGGACCGCTGAGGGCGGCGTGGATTCCGCCCTTGGTTTGCCGACCGCCCCGGAGGAGGGCGACATGGAGTCCGGGTGGCACCAGACCTTCGCCAACGGCACCATCGATTGGCTGCCGCAGGGCGACGGCTCCTACACCGCCGACATTGCCCTGAACCAGTAACCTGCTGTTCATCTGACACCAATGTGAGCTCTACCTTCGCCTCTTATCGTCAGTGGTGGACCCCCAACGGCGATGAGAGGCGATTGTGATGCCAGAGGATACCCAGATCAGGACCTACGTCGTAGACACGTCGGTGCTCCTGTCCGACCCCTGGGCCTTAAGGAAGTTTGCGGAACACGAGGTGGTGCTGCCCCTCGTGGTGGTCACGGAACTGGAGGG
Above is a genomic segment from Corynebacterium uterequi containing:
- a CDS encoding DUF5997 family protein; the protein is MKSVTAAKKLGIHLPAAPQEFQDNALTHRQLRDLLNNPPEWLQELRRTGPHPRQVVAQKLGISMTSLKASEIDHALTTAEIKELLANQPEWLAAARKSFADHRAEQAQAKDKAQAKDTAAEKNT
- a CDS encoding LysR family transcriptional regulator substrate-binding protein is translated as MLTLGFVTGVEPDRWLRKYTEFTDHGGLDAHSMRDPVAALHDGRCDVALVRLPDSRVDERFHVVELYTEAPGVAVPKDSVFAEFGTKLSAAIPAAELSDEIVNYRIPTSGFVDVDEVADALQIVAANVGIAIAPRPLLKALSRKQVVPLGLNDPTVALTRIAVVFAKQRDADDIQDFIGIVRGRTAQSSRQAAPKKSAAEKAAAKQARRAAAGKKPQPRRGSRARTQGHTRRKKR
- a CDS encoding LGFP repeat-containing protein, with amino-acid sequence MTSSLSRRLLAGAAALSLGFGLVACNDADTAASNAKGAASTAASEAKEAASEAKDAAKEAATEAKDAASKAKDAAKDAAGVDTPITLSDGTSIQVPADFATALGNEAEFKGAPASVEQSGDAWVATYPNTDHGILVYSASTGAVPVIGQILQTWTAEGGVDSALGLPTAPEEGDMESGWHQTFANGTIDWLPQGDGSYTADIALNQ
- a CDS encoding ribokinase; the protein is MSDQIVVVGSINADLTTRVARHPHPGETLIGSGGDFSAGGKGANQAVAAALLGADVAMVAAVGQDPQSVAAMRHITTSGIDASAIAERSEEPTGLAVITVSDDGENTIIVVPGANATVTKEYVTEHSELIADAGIVLLQGEIPADGFDAAVDLATGRVVINLAPVVPVGREQLLKADPLLANEHEAELVLRQLGASYDSTEPADLARALRDAGFASVVLTLGSAGALVADAEGEHAIATPTVTAVDTTGCGDAFAGALVARLADGDGLVEASHYAARVGAFAATRAGAQASYPTADDALPEVARA
- the rbsD gene encoding D-ribose pyranase, producing MLKSGILNAQLAHALARLGHTDTIVIADCGLPVPEGVELVDLALVFGVPTFEQVWHAVTDALEIEAVTIADATPAEVRALLPAELSEVIEVDHEQLKAEVARARVVVRSGSTTAYSNVILRCGVPFGS